The following proteins come from a genomic window of Methanosarcina sp. MTP4:
- a CDS encoding YkgJ family cysteine cluster protein, whose translation MKGSSSDSGQKSKQNSGKTKFQLLLISGLKKEIEAARRLDPEKLAAEIEKTGFSCRQCGKCCRRAFGDNRVLVIPREIGEIREYSGLSKLEIAGPLIPDVFESGSEVDEVKGASEDGVYEGEEAEKSAGQEFAEQESAGRDKCGGISGDTGGNSLQFLELLEEDVDSEGNIHAFGWMLRRKRNGDCVFLEQGANRCRIYPVRPMLCRTYPFYMEDLKLYTCECEGLGCPISREESLKLAEDLLSRYLAELEDMLAVYEKFENFEKDGGGLELAKKNAAKGAFAFIVHDSSGVSKIPWKIPEYD comes from the coding sequence ATGAAAGGTTCCAGTTCAGACAGCGGGCAAAAATCCAAACAAAATTCCGGGAAAACAAAGTTCCAGCTCCTTTTGATTTCCGGCCTCAAAAAAGAAATCGAGGCAGCCCGCAGGCTTGACCCTGAAAAACTTGCAGCCGAAATTGAAAAAACAGGCTTTTCCTGCCGCCAGTGCGGGAAGTGCTGCAGAAGGGCTTTCGGGGACAACCGTGTCCTGGTAATTCCCCGGGAAATAGGGGAAATTCGGGAGTACAGCGGGCTGTCAAAGCTCGAAATTGCAGGCCCCCTTATCCCGGACGTTTTTGAATCCGGGTCTGAGGTTGATGAAGTTAAAGGTGCCTCTGAAGATGGTGTTTACGAGGGCGAAGAGGCAGAAAAATCTGCAGGACAGGAGTTTGCGGAACAAGAGTCCGCAGGACGTGATAAATGTGGGGGCATCTCTGGTGATACAGGTGGGAATTCCCTGCAGTTCCTGGAACTACTGGAAGAGGACGTCGACTCCGAAGGCAATATCCATGCCTTTGGCTGGATGCTCAGGCGAAAAAGGAACGGGGACTGTGTTTTTCTGGAGCAGGGGGCAAACAGGTGCAGGATCTACCCAGTGCGCCCGATGCTCTGCAGGACTTACCCTTTTTACATGGAAGACCTGAAGCTTTATACCTGTGAATGTGAAGGGCTGGGATGCCCAATATCCAGGGAAGAGAGCCTGAAACTGGCTGAGGACCTGCTTTCCAGATACCTTGCCGAACTTGAAGACATGCTTGCTGTGTACGAAAAGTTTGAAAATTTCGAAAAAGATGGTGGCGGCCTGGAACTCGCAAAGAAAAATGCGGCAAAAGGTGCTTTTGCCTTTATTGTCCATGACAGCAGCGGGGTTTCAAAGATCCCCTGGAAAATTCCGGAATATGATTGA
- a CDS encoding amino acid-binding protein, whose translation MWQTLLKKFEKYPAQAKVLKLLFERGFQVNEEGKVTSGSIEIAHTQLAKEAGVDRRVVDATTKTIVSDKLLSTIFKNVHSIPFLRDVAPSLDLGVIIIIPEDAAHVGILAEVATLISRHEVSIRQAVSDDPYLTDNPRLTIITDQKVPGDLVDDILKLPSVKGVSIY comes from the coding sequence ATGTGGCAGACATTACTCAAAAAATTTGAAAAATACCCGGCTCAGGCAAAGGTGCTTAAACTCTTATTCGAACGCGGCTTCCAGGTAAATGAAGAAGGCAAAGTAACTTCCGGAAGTATCGAGATAGCGCACACCCAGCTTGCAAAAGAAGCAGGAGTTGACCGGAGAGTGGTTGACGCAACCACAAAAACCATCGTCTCGGACAAACTGCTCAGCACTATTTTCAAAAACGTCCATTCCATTCCCTTCTTAAGAGACGTTGCTCCCTCTCTGGACCTCGGAGTCATCATAATCATCCCCGAAGACGCCGCACATGTGGGCATACTTGCAGAAGTTGCAACTCTCATCTCAAGACACGAAGTGAGCATCCGCCAGGCAGTCTCCGACGACCCCTACCTGACCGACAACCCCCGGCTAACCATCATCACCGACCAGAAAGTCCCCGGCGATCTCGTGGACGATATCCTGAAACTCCCCAGCGTGAAGGGTGTAAGCATTTACTGA